GGCGCGCTCATCCGCGTCTCCGCCTACTCCTCGCTCATCAACGAGCCGATCAACCAGGAGATGGCCGAGGTCGCCCTCCGCGACATCCTCCCCGACGCTGCGGACATCAAGATCACGGCCAACACGATCATGGAGGTGACCACCGAGTACTTCGGCATCACCATGGACACCCTCACCGGGGCCGGCAAGACCCGCGCCGTGGCGCACGCCCGCCAGCTGGCCATGTACCTGTGCCGCGAGCTCACCGATCTCTCCCTGCCCAAGATCGGCGCCCAGTTCGGCGGCAAGGACCACACGACCGTCATGTACGCCGACCGGAAGATCCGCAAGGAGATGACCGAGAAGCGGGACACCTACGACGAGATCCAGCAGCTGACCCAGCTGATCAAGAACCGCGGTCGCGGCTGACCTGCCCGCCCAGTCTCCAACCCCGGTACTGCCCTCGCGGTGCCGGGGTTGTTCTCTGTCTGGATGCGTGAGCCCGAGTGCATCAGCTCCAGCGTCTGACACGGGGCCGAAAAACACCGGAAAACCGGCCCGGTGTCAGACGTCGCTGCCACTGTGCACGGGTGCCCGGTCGCGGCACCGGGGGAGGGGCACCGGGGGCGCAAGATTGTCCCCAGGGTTATCCACACCTGTGTAATTACGCTGATGTAATTCAGCGATTCGCGTCACATAACGGCGGATCACAGTGGTCAGCGGGCATGTGCACAACTCACCCTCCGCTGTGGAGCGGTGGTGGAACAACGAATGACAGAATGTGGAGAAATCAGCGCCGCCCGGAATTGTCCACAGCCAGCCGATGTTGTCCACAGGAATCCGACACCCCTAATCACAGGACGGATCGCCGATGCCACCAGTCGATTCAGGTGGTTTCCCACAGAGTGCACAGGACTTACTGTTACTCCCATCTTTTAACTTGTAATTCAACTAGAAGAAAGAGGATGTGGGGAGAAGTCACCGTCACCCCTCCGGGCCGTCACCTCCCGGAGGGGCAAATGACAAACTCCGACATCGGGTTGCCCCCGCCATGAGGTACGTTGGTGTTTGTTATTCGCCCGATGTTCGAGGAGACCGCAAAGCATGGAGTCACAGGCAGTGTCATTCCGGGTAGCCAGGGATGACCTGGCCAACGCCGTCGCCTGGGTGGCAAGAAGCCTGCCCACCAAGGTGACCCAGCCCGTCCTGCGTGCCATGCTCATCACGGCCGATGACGCCGGACTGGAGTTCGCGGGATTCGACTATGAGGTCTCCACCCGGGTCCGCATCGCCGCCGAGGTCGCTGAGCCCGGTCGCATCGCGGTGGCCGGCAAGCTCATCGCGGAGATCGTCAACACGCTGCCGAACAAGCCGGTCGACTTCAAGGTCGACGGCTCGAAGGCCCTGCTGGCCTGCGGTTCCTCCCGGTTCGAGCTGCCGCTCATCCCGCTGGATGACTACCCGCAGATCCCGGCTCTGCCCGAGGTCACCGGCACCATCGACCCGCGGCTGTTCTCCGAGGCGGTCACCCAGGTGGCCTCCGCCGCGGGCAAGGATGACACCCTGCCCATGCTCACCGGCGTGCACATCGAGGTCGACGGCGCGAACCTGCGCCTGGCCGCCACCGACCGTTTCCGCCTGGCACTGCGCACCTGCGAGTGGAACCCGACCTCCCCGGACGTGTCCGCGAAGCTGCTCATCCCGGCGAAGACCCTCTCGGACAACGCCCGCACCCTCGACTCCCATGTGTCGGATCCGGTGGAGATCGCCGTGGGCACGGGCGACCAGGTCGGCGCCGCCGGACTGTTCGGCATCCACACCGAGAACCGGGAGACCACGACACGCATGCTCGACGCGGACTTCCCGAACATCCAGCCGCTGCTGCCGAAGTCGCACACCTCCATGGCCTCGGTCGAGATCGCCCCGCTCCAGGAGGCCATCCGCCGCGTCAGCCTGGTCACCGAGCGCAACGCGCAGATCCGGATGGAGTTCTCCGAGGGGGAGGTCATCCTCTCCGCCGGCGGCACCGACTCCGGTCACGCCGAGGAGCGCCTGCCCTGCGCCTTCGTCGGCCGCGACGAACTGACCATCGCCTTCAACCCCGGCTACCTGCGGGACGGCCTGGGTGTCGTCCACACCAACCGGGTCGTCTTCGGATTCACTGAGCCCTCCCGCCCGGCGATCCTCATCCCGGAGCCGGAGGAGCTGCCGGAGGCCGACGCTGACGGCACCTTCCCCACCCCCGAGACGGAGTTCACGTACCTGCTCATGCCGGTCCGTCTGCCGGGCTGATCGCACGGCGTCCGGGAGGTGACCGACCATCTACATCAGGACTCTCGACCTGCGTGATTTCCGGTCCTGGCCGCAGCTCTCGCTGACCCTGGAACCGGGGATCACCCTGTTCGTGGGACGCAACGGCTTCGGCAAGACCAACATCGTCGAGGCCGTCGGATATGTCGCCCACCTGTCCTCGCACCGGGTCTCCCATGATGCGCCGCTGGTGCGCGCCGGTGCCACGAGCGCCCGGATCTCCTCGACAGCCGTCAATCAGGGCCGGGAGTTGACGGCGCACCTGCTCATCAAGCCGCACGCCGCGAATCAGGCGCAGATCAACCGCACGAAGCTGGGCTCCCCGCGCGAGCTGCTCGGGGTGGTGCGCACCGTGTTGTTCGCCCCGGAGGACCTGGCCCTGGTGCGGGGCGAGCCGGCGGAGCGACGCCGGTACCTCGACGACATCATCGCCACCCGCACACCCCGGCTGGCCGGGGTGAAGGCGGACTACGACAAGGTCCTGCGTCAGCGTAACGCCCTGCTCAAGTCGGCCGGCGGCTCCCTGCGCCGGGGTTACCAGGACGCCGACGGCGCCAGCGCCCTGGCCACCCTCGACGTGTGGGATGCGCAGCTGGCGGCCCTCGGTGCGCAGGTCATCGCCGCGCGTCGCCGGTTGCTCGCCGAGCTGGGTCCGCACATCGACGACGCCTACTCCGGGTTGGCCCCGGAGTCGCGGAAGGTGAAGGTCAGCTACCGCTGCACCGTCGAATCCGACACGGATGAGGCGGAGGTCCTCGAGGCGGAGATGCTCGCCGAGCTCGCCCGGAAACGACAGCGGGAAATCGAGCGCGGCATGTCCCTGGTGGGCCCGCACCGTGATGACCTCATCCTCGAACTCGGTGATCAGCCGGCCAAGGGGTTCGCCTCCCACGGGGAGACGTGGTCTTTCGCCATCGCGCTGCGGTTCGCGGAGTTCTCGCTGCTGCGCTCCGACGGGACCGATCCGGTGCTCATCCTCGACGATGTCTTCGCCGAGCTCGACGCCCGCCGCCGGGAGAAGCTCGTCGAGTTGGCGGCGGATGCGGAGCAGGTGCTCATCACGGCCGCGGTCGACGGGGATCTGCCCGGCAACCTCGGTGAGGCCGTGACCCGTCACACCATCACCGTCGCCGACACCGATCAGGGACGCATCAGCGTCCTGGAGGGCGGCGACGATGACTGACAACCACGATCCGGTCAACGAGGCCTTCGAGAAACTCCGCTCCGCGGCCCGACAGCGCAACGGCGGACAACTCCCGCCGGTGGGGCGCACGCCCTCGCCGAGGAGGACGAAGGCGGTGGGGACGGGGGGCGTCGCCAAGCGGGGAATCCCCAGTGGGCCGGACGGGCGCAGACGACGTCGACCCCTGGACGTGGACACCTTCGGTGCCCTGCTCGGCGGCGAGATTCAGCGCCGTGGCTGGGAGAAGGGCATGGCCGGCGGCTGGGTCAACGGGCACTGGGATGAGCTGGTCGGCGAGAAGATCGCGCAGCACACGACGGTGGAGATGATCAAGGACACGACCCTGTTCATCACGTGCGACTCCACGGCGTGGGCGACGAACCTGCGGATGATGCAGCGGCAGATTCTGCAGGCCATCGCCGGAAAGGTCGGCCCCGGCATCATCACCGAGCTGAAGATCTTCGGGCCGAAGGCACCGAGCTGGCGCAAGGGGCCGCTCCACGTCAAAGGCCGCGGTCCGCGCGACACCTACGGATAGTGTCCGGGGCAACCCTGTCAAAAACGCGCGAGAAAGGCCTTCCGACGCGTGCGAGCCCGTTACTGGTAGGCACCCACAGGGTGTAGACTGGGGAGGTCTGAAATTACCTGCTAGCGAGGAGTGCCGTTTCACGTGGCTACCGCTGAACACAACTATGACGCGTCGTCGATCACCATTCTGGAGGGGCTCGAGGCCGTCCGCAAGCGCCCGGGCATGTACATCGGCTCCACCGGCGCCCGTGGCCTGCACCACCTCGTGTGGGAGGTCGTGGACAACTCGGTCGATGAGGCGATGGCCGGGGAGGCCACCCGCGTCGATGTGACGCTGCTCGCCGACGGTGGCGTCCAGGTCGTCGACGACGGCCGTGGCATCCCCGTCGAGATGCACCCCTCGGGTGCTCCGACCGTCCAGGTCGTCATGACCCAGCTGCACGCCGGCGGCAAGTTCGACTCCGACTCCTACGCCGTCTCCGGTGGTCTCCACGGTGTCGGTATCTCCGTGGTCAACGCCCTGTCCACCCGTGTCGAGGCCGACATCAAGCGCGACGGCAAGCACTGGCTGCAGAACTTCAACGCCTCCGTGCCCGAGGACCTCGTCGAGGGCGGCAACGCCCGCGGCACCGGCACCACCATCCGGTTCTGGCCGGACGCCGAGATCTTCGAGACCACGAAGTTCGACTACGACACCATCGCGCGTCGCCTCCAGGAGATGGCCTTCCTCAACAAGGGCCTGACCATCACCCTCAAGGACGAGCGGGTCACCGAGGAGGAGCTCGAGCTCGAGGCACTCGCCGAGGAGGGTGACACCGCCCAGTCCCTCGACGGCCCGTCCTTCGACGACACCGAGGTCGAGGAGGCCTCCGCCGGTGAGGCGCCGAAGCCGCCGAAGAAGCGCGAGAAGAAGGCCGTCTACCACTACCCGCAGGGCCTGGTCGACTACGTCAACCACCTGAACAAGGGCAAGACGGTCATCCACCCCTCCATCGTCGGGTTCGAGGCCAAGGGCGAGGACCACGAGGTCGAGATCGCCATGCAGTGGAACTCCGCCTACAAGGAGTCCGTCCACACCTTCGCCAACACCATCAACACCCACGAGGGTGGCACCCACGAGGAGGGTTTTCGTTCCTCCCTGACCTCGCTGGTGAACAAGTACGCCCGCGACCACAAGCTCATCAAGGACAAGGACCCGAACGTCACCGGTGAGGACTGCCGTGAGGGCCTCGCCGCCGTCGTCGCCGTCCGCGTCGGCGACCCGCAGTTCGAGGGCCAGACCAAGACGAAGCTGGGCAACACGGAGATCCGTTCCTTCGTCCAGCGCATGGTCAACGAGCACGTCGGCCACTGGCTGGAGGCCAACCCGGCGGAGGCCAAGGCCATCGTCAGCAAGGCCGTCTCCTCCTCCCAGGCCCGCATCGCCGCCCGCAAGGCCCGTGAGCTGGTGCGCCGCAAGTCCGCCACCGACCTCGGCGGTCTGCCCGGCAAGCTCGCCGACTGCCGTTCCAAGGACCCGAGCGCCTCCGAGCTCTACATCGTCGAGGGTGACTCGGCCGGTGGCTCCGCCAAGGCTGGCCGTGACTCCATGTACCAGGCGATCCTCCCGCTGCGCGGCAAGATCCTCAACGTGGAGAAGGCCCGTCTGGACAAGGTGCTCAAGAACGCCGAGGTCCAGGCCATCATCACCGCACTGGGCACCGGCATCAACGAGGAATTCGACCTGTCGAAGCTGCGTTACCACAAGATCGTCCTCATGGCCGACGCCGACGTCGACGGCCAGCACATCGCCACCCTGCTGCTGACCCTGCTGTTCCGTTTCATGCCGCAGCTCATCGAGGAGGGCCACGTCTACCTGGCCAACCCGCCGCTGTACAAGCTGAAGTGGCGGGGCGGGGAGCCCGGTTACGCCTACTCCGACGACGAGCGCGACAAGGAGCTCGCCGAGGGCCTGGCCGCCGGCCGCAAGATCAACACCGACGACGGCATTCAGCGCTACAAGGGCCTCGGCGAGATGAACCCGTCCGAACTGTGGGAGACCACCCTCGACCCGCACACCCGCCTGCTGCGCCGCGTCGACCTCCACGACGCGCAGCGCGCCGACGAGCTGTTCTCCATCCTCATGGGCGATGACGTCGCGGCCCGCCGCTCCTTCATCACCCGCAAGGCGAAGGACGTCCGCTTCCTCGACGTCTAGTTCGCTTTTCGACGCCCCGGACACACCGCGACCCGTCCCCTCACCGAGGGAACGGGTCGCGGACTCCGCTTGTGGGCCGTTCTAGCTTGAGCGGCGGCGCACGAGTAGGAGCACCGCGCCGACGGTCGCGGCGATGAGTCCGGCGAGCAGGACGTACATGACGCCGCTGACACCGGTGTTGGCCAGCTAGTCCTGATCCTGTGCCTGACCATGGGTCTGTGCCTGGTTCTGTGCGGTACCCGGTCCACCCTGTCCGTCATGGATCGGGGTGGTCGCCTGTCCCGGAGCCGGTGCTGGTGTCGCGGGGGCGGGCGCGGGTGCAGGAGCCGGTGCCGGGGCGGGAGCCGGTTCCTCTTCGGCGTCGACGACACCCGAGGAGCCGGATGAGCCGGTGGAACCACCGGTCAGCAGTGCGATGACACCGGCGACACCGAGGATCGGGACGAGCACCAGCCCTGCGGAATCGCCAAAGACTCAACCCTCAAGTAAGGGTTGAAAGTTTACATACCCTCGTTATGGGGTGGCGTGTCGCGCCGCCGGAAGGTCGAGCTCGAGCATCGAGGCCATGCCGACCCACCCGATGAAGGGGGCCTCGTGCAGCGTGACGGGTTGGTGGACGTGGCCGAGCAGCCAGGTGTCGTAGCGGTGGCTGAGCAGGGCGTCGACGGTGGTCGGCAGGCACGGGTTCTTCGTGTACTGGCCCTCGACCTCGCTGTGGAGCAGACCGACGTGGCCCGGGCCGGCGGCGGTGGGGAAGTGGGAGACGACCTCACGAGGGTCCGGGTCGGCGATGACGTTGGCGGCGTGGAAGACGGCCGGGACTCCCGGGACGGTGATCGCGGCGATCTCCGCACCGTCCGGGCGGTACACGCCGTCGAGGGCGGGGAAGGTGTCGACGATGCCGGCGCCGACGTCGTGGTTGCCCCACACGTGGATCAGCGGCAGGCCCAGGTCTTCGGTGATGAAGCGGAACAGGGCGATGGCGTCCTCGATGTCGCCGGGCCCACCCTTCTTCTTGTCCACCAGGTCGCCGAGGCAGACGAGGACGTCCGCTCCCCGGGTGGCGGCGCCGGCACACGCGGATCGGGCCCAGTCGAGGCCGGGCCCCTTCTTCTTCCCCAGGTGGAGATCGCTGAATGCGGCGAGCCGGAACGTGCCCTGCGGCATCAGTTCATGTGGCGCTGGAGGATGCGGCCGAGCTCCGGGATGGTGGGTTCGATGATGCCGGCGCCCTTGCCGCGCAGGGCGTTGTACGCCTTGGCCAGGGCGGGGACGTTGATCTGCTCGGCGTTGCGGTCGGCGACGGCCATGAGGGCGTCGACGACCTGGTCGCTGCGGCCGGCGAGGAAGTTGCCGAAGTCGGCCGAGGGGTCCGCGGTGAAGGCGGTCCAGTGCGGCTGCAGGTCGCCGAGGATCTCCGGGAGCATGCGGTTGACGCCCTTGGTCACGATGTCCGAGTCGAGCTTCTTCGCGGTGCCCACGGCGGCCTTGACGGCGGCACCGGTGATGCCCTTCTGGGCCGCGACGGTGTCCTCCGCGAAGGTGGCCAGGTCCGCGGTGACGGCGGGGCGCTTCTCATCGGTGAGCAGCTGGGAGAGGTCAGACATCGGTACGGCCTTTCGGGGCGGGAGGACGGGCTGGTGGGGTCCAGCTTAAGCAGAAAGCGATCACCATTGTTGAACTCACCGAGGGATGGGGCCCCTGTGGGAACAACGACGGAGATCGCTGCCGTTGCGGCTCTTCCGCCGCAGTCACACCAGTTACATTGAGTCACTCTGATTGACTGCAGCCACAACGTTCACTGACTTTACACATCCCCTCCGATCGCCGCCAACCGATTCGGGATTCAGGTGTGCAGCCGCCGGAACACCTCGCGGGCGACCTCCGCGAACTCCTCGTTCCGGGCGGTCAACGGGGCCAGCCGCACGACCGATTCGGCGAGTGCCCGGCCCGCCGCGGCCTCGTCGGCGTGGACGGGGATGCCCTCGATCCGTGCCGTGGCCACCGCCGCGGCGCCGACGAGAGCCCCGAAACTGCGCACCCGGACCCGGTGGACGGCGCAGAACTCCTCGGCCACCCGCAGGAGCTGTTCCGGGGTCACGGCCGGGCCTGTCGGATACGCGCCTCCAGGGCGGCCCGGCCCGGGATGACGTCCCGGGCGAGTTCGGCGACGGCGGCGTCGGCGACCAGTCGGGAGGCGGCGGCGACGATGGCGCGCACGGCCGCCTCCTGCTTGCTCGACCCCTGCGCCTGGGCGAGGAGGGTGAGGGCGCGGTCCTGTTCGGCGGTCAGTCGCAGAGTCATGGCCATGTCCACCATGATGGCACGTGGACGGTGAGATGGTGGCATTGTGGTACCATCGCGACGTCGACAAGCGTCGCAGAAGGCCTCAGAGAGGCTGCGGGAGAGTAGAATGGACGGGTCTGAACCCCCCGAACGAATAAGGTGACAATGAGCGACGACAACACCGGAGGAGAGACTCTCTTCGACCGGATTCTCCCCATCGACATCAATGAGGAGATGCAGACCAGCTACATCGACTACGCGATGTCCGTCATCGTCGGTCGTGCGCTGCCCGAGGTCCGTGACGGCATGAAGCCCGT
Above is a window of Corynebacterium suedekumii DNA encoding:
- the dnaN gene encoding DNA polymerase III subunit beta, encoding MESQAVSFRVARDDLANAVAWVARSLPTKVTQPVLRAMLITADDAGLEFAGFDYEVSTRVRIAAEVAEPGRIAVAGKLIAEIVNTLPNKPVDFKVDGSKALLACGSSRFELPLIPLDDYPQIPALPEVTGTIDPRLFSEAVTQVASAAGKDDTLPMLTGVHIEVDGANLRLAATDRFRLALRTCEWNPTSPDVSAKLLIPAKTLSDNARTLDSHVSDPVEIAVGTGDQVGAAGLFGIHTENRETTTRMLDADFPNIQPLLPKSHTSMASVEIAPLQEAIRRVSLVTERNAQIRMEFSEGEVILSAGGTDSGHAEERLPCAFVGRDELTIAFNPGYLRDGLGVVHTNRVVFGFTEPSRPAILIPEPEELPEADADGTFPTPETEFTYLLMPVRLPG
- the recF gene encoding DNA replication/repair protein RecF (All proteins in this family for which functions are known are DNA-binding proteins that assist the filamentation of RecA onto DNA for the initiation of recombination or recombinational repair.), which translates into the protein MYIRTLDLRDFRSWPQLSLTLEPGITLFVGRNGFGKTNIVEAVGYVAHLSSHRVSHDAPLVRAGATSARISSTAVNQGRELTAHLLIKPHAANQAQINRTKLGSPRELLGVVRTVLFAPEDLALVRGEPAERRRYLDDIIATRTPRLAGVKADYDKVLRQRNALLKSAGGSLRRGYQDADGASALATLDVWDAQLAALGAQVIAARRRLLAELGPHIDDAYSGLAPESRKVKVSYRCTVESDTDEAEVLEAEMLAELARKRQREIERGMSLVGPHRDDLILELGDQPAKGFASHGETWSFAIALRFAEFSLLRSDGTDPVLILDDVFAELDARRREKLVELAADAEQVLITAAVDGDLPGNLGEAVTRHTITVADTDQGRISVLEGGDDD
- a CDS encoding DciA family protein; this translates as MTDNHDPVNEAFEKLRSAARQRNGGQLPPVGRTPSPRRTKAVGTGGVAKRGIPSGPDGRRRRRPLDVDTFGALLGGEIQRRGWEKGMAGGWVNGHWDELVGEKIAQHTTVEMIKDTTLFITCDSTAWATNLRMMQRQILQAIAGKVGPGIITELKIFGPKAPSWRKGPLHVKGRGPRDTYG
- the gyrB gene encoding DNA topoisomerase (ATP-hydrolyzing) subunit B, which encodes MATAEHNYDASSITILEGLEAVRKRPGMYIGSTGARGLHHLVWEVVDNSVDEAMAGEATRVDVTLLADGGVQVVDDGRGIPVEMHPSGAPTVQVVMTQLHAGGKFDSDSYAVSGGLHGVGISVVNALSTRVEADIKRDGKHWLQNFNASVPEDLVEGGNARGTGTTIRFWPDAEIFETTKFDYDTIARRLQEMAFLNKGLTITLKDERVTEEELELEALAEEGDTAQSLDGPSFDDTEVEEASAGEAPKPPKKREKKAVYHYPQGLVDYVNHLNKGKTVIHPSIVGFEAKGEDHEVEIAMQWNSAYKESVHTFANTINTHEGGTHEEGFRSSLTSLVNKYARDHKLIKDKDPNVTGEDCREGLAAVVAVRVGDPQFEGQTKTKLGNTEIRSFVQRMVNEHVGHWLEANPAEAKAIVSKAVSSSQARIAARKARELVRRKSATDLGGLPGKLADCRSKDPSASELYIVEGDSAGGSAKAGRDSMYQAILPLRGKILNVEKARLDKVLKNAEVQAIITALGTGINEEFDLSKLRYHKIVLMADADVDGQHIATLLLTLLFRFMPQLIEEGHVYLANPPLYKLKWRGGEPGYAYSDDERDKELAEGLAAGRKINTDDGIQRYKGLGEMNPSELWETTLDPHTRLLRRVDLHDAQRADELFSILMGDDVAARRSFITRKAKDVRFLDV
- a CDS encoding metallophosphoesterase family protein — translated: MPQGTFRLAAFSDLHLGKKKGPGLDWARSACAGAATRGADVLVCLGDLVDKKKGGPGDIEDAIALFRFITEDLGLPLIHVWGNHDVGAGIVDTFPALDGVYRPDGAEIAAITVPGVPAVFHAANVIADPDPREVVSHFPTAAGPGHVGLLHSEVEGQYTKNPCLPTTVDALLSHRYDTWLLGHVHQPVTLHEAPFIGWVGMASMLELDLPAARHATP
- a CDS encoding DUF6918 family protein, encoding MSDLSQLLTDEKRPAVTADLATFAEDTVAAQKGITGAAVKAAVGTAKKLDSDIVTKGVNRMLPEILGDLQPHWTAFTADPSADFGNFLAGRSDQVVDALMAVADRNAEQINVPALAKAYNALRGKGAGIIEPTIPELGRILQRHMN
- a CDS encoding CopG family transcriptional regulator, with product MAMTLRLTAEQDRALTLLAQAQGSSKQEAAVRAIVAAASRLVADAAVAELARDVIPGRAALEARIRQARP